A genome region from Cognatishimia activa includes the following:
- a CDS encoding deoxyguanosinetriphosphate triphosphohydrolase codes for MIAPFASDPTLARGRAFSEEESAFRSCFQRDRDRIIHSSAFRRLKHKTQVFVEHEGDYYRTRLTHSIEVAQVARTIAGALGLNQELTEAVALAHDLGHTPFGHTGEDALHELMAPYGGFDHNAQAIKIVTSLERHYADFDGLNLTWETLEGIAKHNGPVTGEIPYALADYNQTFDLELHTHASAEAQVAALADDVAYNNHDLQDGLRAGLFTEAEICHLPIIGDCFAEVDRLYPKLDRNRRKHEALRRVFGVMVGDVIDTSRALLAEADAKSVQEIREYGAPVIAFSEDVWAQIVEIKSFLFKRMYRAPSVVEKRIQVTKVVETLFPLFLEDKNLLPARWHFDIERLNDEVSIARMVSDYIAGMTDRFALTEYERLTGTKLPL; via the coding sequence ATGATCGCGCCATTTGCATCTGATCCCACTTTGGCTCGGGGTCGCGCATTTTCAGAAGAAGAAAGCGCCTTTCGGTCCTGTTTTCAGAGGGATCGTGACCGGATCATCCATTCCAGTGCCTTTCGTCGTCTGAAACATAAGACTCAGGTCTTTGTGGAACATGAAGGCGACTATTACCGCACACGATTGACCCACTCGATCGAAGTGGCTCAGGTCGCACGCACGATTGCGGGCGCTTTGGGGTTGAACCAAGAGCTGACCGAGGCCGTCGCCTTGGCGCATGATCTCGGCCACACGCCTTTCGGGCATACCGGAGAGGACGCGCTGCACGAATTGATGGCCCCCTACGGCGGCTTTGATCACAACGCGCAGGCGATCAAGATCGTGACCTCGCTGGAACGGCACTATGCGGATTTTGATGGGCTGAACCTGACGTGGGAAACGCTTGAGGGCATCGCCAAGCACAATGGTCCTGTGACCGGAGAAATCCCATACGCGTTGGCCGATTACAATCAGACCTTCGATCTGGAACTCCACACCCACGCCAGCGCCGAGGCGCAGGTCGCCGCCTTGGCGGATGATGTGGCCTATAACAACCACGATCTGCAGGATGGTCTGCGCGCGGGCCTCTTTACCGAGGCCGAGATTTGTCATTTGCCCATCATCGGCGACTGTTTTGCAGAGGTGGACCGGCTCTATCCAAAGCTCGACCGCAACCGGCGCAAACACGAAGCTTTGCGGCGTGTGTTTGGTGTCATGGTGGGTGATGTTATCGACACCTCACGGGCGCTTTTAGCCGAAGCGGACGCGAAATCGGTGCAAGAGATCCGCGAATATGGCGCGCCTGTTATTGCGTTTTCAGAGGATGTTTGGGCGCAGATCGTAGAAATAAAGTCATTTCTTTTCAAACGCATGTACCGCGCGCCTTCTGTGGTGGAAAAGCGCATTCAGGTGACCAAAGTCGTCGAAACGCTTTTCCCGCTGTTCCTAGAGGACAAGAACCTTCTGCCCGCCCGCTGGCATTTTGACATCGAGCGCCTCAACGACGAGGTCTCGATTGCCCGCATGGTCTCGGACTACATCGCAGGGATGACGGACCGTTTTGCGCTGACGGAATACGAGCGACTTACCGGCACTAAGCTGCCTCTGTAG
- a CDS encoding VOC family protein → MKLNYLVLGTNDMAASVRFYEALFDQSDVTQLMATDRMTYWQGPDFTFAVAEPFDKEPATKGNGSMLGFTLDSNAEVTRLYTRALELGGTCEGEVMQRGPYFSAYVRDLDGNKLCFGAMATEAA, encoded by the coding sequence ATGAAGTTGAACTATTTGGTATTGGGCACGAACGATATGGCGGCCTCGGTTAGATTTTACGAAGCCCTGTTTGATCAAAGCGATGTCACGCAATTGATGGCGACAGATCGCATGACCTATTGGCAAGGTCCTGATTTCACCTTCGCCGTCGCAGAACCCTTTGACAAAGAGCCTGCGACCAAGGGCAATGGCTCAATGTTGGGCTTTACGCTGGACAGCAACGCAGAGGTCACGCGGCTTTATACCCGCGCGCTGGAACTTGGCGGCACCTGCGAAGGTGAGGTCATGCAACGTGGGCCGTATTTCTCAGCCTATGTGCGCGATCTGGACGGAAATAAACTCTGTTTCGGCGCAATGGCTACAGAGGCAGCTTAG